From Klebsiella electrica, the proteins below share one genomic window:
- the pepP gene encoding Xaa-Pro aminopeptidase produces the protein MTQQEFLSRRQALLAQMQPGSAALIFAAPEAVRSADSEYPYRQNSDFWYFTGFNEPEALLVLIKSDDTHNHSVLFNRVRDLTAEIWFGRRLGQEAAPSKLGVDRALAFSEINQQLFQLLNGLDAIYFAQGEYAYADKIVFTALEKLRKGVRQNLQAPGSVIDWRPMVHEMRLFKSPEELEVMRRAGEISALAHTRAMQKCRPGMFEYQLEGEILHEFNRHGARFPSYNTIVGGGENGCILHYTENESELRDGDLVLIDAGCEYRGYAGDITRTFPVNGKFSPAQREIYDIVLESLETALELYRPGTSIQQVNQQVVRIMISGLARLGILKGDIDELMVNNAHRPYFMHGLSHWLGLDVHDVGRYDVDRSRLLEPGMVLTVEPGLYIAVDADVPPQYRGIGVRIEDDIVITADGNENLTAGVVKKADDIEALMAAVRRS, from the coding sequence ATGACACAGCAGGAATTTCTTTCTCGTCGCCAGGCATTGCTGGCGCAGATGCAGCCAGGCAGCGCCGCGCTGATTTTCGCCGCACCGGAAGCGGTCCGCAGCGCCGATTCAGAATACCCCTACCGGCAGAACAGCGATTTTTGGTACTTCACGGGATTTAATGAGCCGGAAGCCCTGCTGGTGTTGATTAAAAGCGACGACACTCACAACCATAGCGTGCTGTTTAACCGCGTCCGCGATCTGACAGCAGAGATCTGGTTCGGCCGTCGTCTGGGGCAGGAGGCCGCGCCGTCAAAGCTGGGCGTCGACCGCGCTCTGGCGTTCAGCGAAATTAATCAGCAATTATTCCAGCTGCTTAACGGCCTTGATGCTATCTATTTTGCCCAGGGCGAATATGCCTATGCCGACAAAATCGTTTTCACCGCGCTGGAAAAACTGCGTAAAGGCGTGCGCCAGAATCTGCAGGCGCCCGGCTCAGTGATTGACTGGCGGCCGATGGTGCATGAGATGCGCCTGTTTAAATCGCCGGAAGAGCTGGAGGTGATGCGTCGCGCTGGCGAAATTTCCGCGCTGGCGCATACCCGTGCGATGCAGAAATGCCGTCCGGGCATGTTCGAATACCAGCTGGAAGGAGAAATTCTGCATGAATTCAACCGCCACGGCGCCCGTTTTCCTTCCTATAACACCATCGTCGGCGGTGGGGAAAACGGCTGTATTCTCCATTACACGGAAAACGAATCCGAGCTGCGCGATGGCGATTTGGTGCTGATTGACGCCGGCTGTGAATACCGCGGCTATGCCGGCGATATTACCCGCACCTTCCCGGTGAACGGTAAATTCAGCCCGGCGCAGCGCGAGATTTACGATATTGTCCTCGAATCGCTGGAAACCGCGCTAGAGCTTTACCGTCCTGGCACCTCGATTCAGCAGGTTAACCAGCAGGTGGTGCGCATCATGATTAGCGGTCTGGCGCGCCTCGGCATCCTCAAAGGGGATATCGACGAGCTGATGGTGAACAACGCCCACCGTCCGTACTTTATGCACGGCCTGAGCCACTGGCTGGGACTCGATGTCCATGATGTCGGCCGCTACGATGTCGATCGTTCGCGTCTCCTTGAGCCGGGCATGGTATTGACCGTCGAACCGGGTCTCTATATTGCCGTCGACGCCGATGTGCCGCCGCAGTATCGCGGCATTGGCGTGCGTATTGAAGACGATATTGTCATTACCGCAGACGGTAACGAAAACCTGACCGCTGGCGTGGTGAAAAAAGCCGACGATATCGAGGCGCTGATGGCGGCGGTGAGGCGGTCATGA
- the gcvT gene encoding glycine cleavage system aminomethyltransferase GcvT, producing MAQQTPLYEQHTLCGARMVDFHGWMMPLHYGSQIDEHHAVRGDAGMFDVSHMTIVDFHGSRIREFLRHLLANDVAKLTVPGKALYTGMLTASAGVIDDLIVYFLREDYFRLVVNSATREKDLAWITRQAEPYGLEVTVRDDLSLIAVQGPQAKAKAATLFTDAQRQAVEGMKPFFGVQAGDLFIATTGYTGEAGYEIAMPNEQAADFWRGLLDAGVKPCGLGARDTLRLEAGMNLYGQEMDESISPLAANMGWTIAWEPADRAFIGREALELQREKGTEQLVGLVMTEKGVLRGGLPVRFSDADGNQKEGIITSGTFSPTLGYSIALARVPAGIGETAIVQIRNREMPVKVTKPVFVRNGKAVV from the coding sequence ATGGCTCAACAGACTCCGTTGTATGAACAACACACGCTGTGCGGCGCTCGCATGGTGGACTTCCATGGCTGGATGATGCCGCTACATTATGGTTCCCAGATTGATGAGCACCATGCGGTGCGGGGCGACGCCGGAATGTTCGATGTTTCGCACATGACCATCGTCGATTTCCACGGCAGCCGCATTCGGGAGTTCCTGCGCCATCTGCTGGCTAACGACGTCGCGAAGCTGACGGTGCCTGGCAAAGCGCTGTATACCGGCATGCTTACCGCGTCCGCCGGCGTCATCGATGACCTGATTGTCTATTTCCTTCGCGAAGATTATTTCCGCCTCGTGGTTAACTCCGCCACCCGTGAAAAAGATCTCGCCTGGATTACCCGGCAGGCTGAACCCTATGGCCTTGAGGTGACGGTCCGTGACGATCTTTCGCTGATTGCCGTACAGGGGCCGCAGGCGAAAGCGAAAGCGGCAACCCTGTTCACCGACGCACAGCGTCAGGCTGTAGAAGGGATGAAACCGTTTTTTGGCGTGCAGGCCGGCGATCTGTTTATTGCGACCACCGGTTATACCGGTGAAGCCGGGTACGAAATCGCTATGCCGAATGAGCAGGCCGCTGATTTCTGGCGTGGCCTGCTGGACGCTGGCGTGAAGCCGTGCGGTCTGGGCGCTCGCGATACCTTGCGTCTGGAAGCGGGGATGAACCTGTATGGTCAGGAGATGGATGAAAGCATCTCTCCGCTGGCGGCGAATATGGGCTGGACCATTGCCTGGGAACCCGCCGATCGCGCGTTCATCGGCCGCGAAGCGCTGGAACTGCAGCGTGAAAAAGGTACCGAGCAACTGGTGGGACTGGTGATGACCGAGAAAGGCGTCCTGCGCGGCGGTTTGCCGGTGCGCTTTAGCGATGCAGACGGTAATCAGAAAGAAGGTATTATCACCAGTGGCACCTTCTCGCCGACGCTGGGCTACAGTATCGCGCTGGCGCGCGTACCGGCCGGTATCGGCGAGACGGCCATTGTGCAAATTCGCAACCGCGAAATGCCGGTAAAAGTGACTAAACCTGTTTTTGTACGCAACGGCAAAGCCGTGGTGTGA
- the ubiI gene encoding FAD-dependent 2-octaprenylphenol hydroxylase translates to MQSVDVAIVGGGMVGLAVACGLQGSGLRVAVLEQAEPQPLNADAPPALRVSAINAASEKLLTRLDVWPEIIARRASCYHGMEVWDKDSFGHISFDDQSMGFSHLGHIIENTVVHHALWQKAQRCADVTLLAPAQLQQVAWGENEAFLSLQDGKMLTARLVVGADGANSWLRNKADISLTFWDYRHHALVATIRTEEPHQAIARQAFHGDGILAFLPLSDPHLCSIVWSLAPQEAQRMQQADEAVFNQALNIAFDNRLGLCQLASERQTFPLTGRYARQFAAHRLALVGDAAHTIHPLAGQGVNLGFMDAAELIDELRRLHAQGKDIGQHLYLRRYERSRKHSAAMMLAGMQGFREMFSGSHPAKKLLRDIGLKLADTLPGVKPQLIRQAMGLNDLPAWLR, encoded by the coding sequence GTGCAAAGTGTTGATGTTGCCATTGTTGGCGGTGGCATGGTGGGCCTGGCGGTCGCCTGCGGTTTACAGGGCAGCGGGCTGCGGGTTGCGGTGCTGGAACAAGCCGAGCCGCAGCCGTTAAACGCCGACGCGCCGCCGGCGCTGCGGGTATCCGCCATTAACGCCGCCAGCGAAAAACTGCTTACCCGGCTGGATGTCTGGCCGGAGATTATCGCCCGGCGCGCCAGCTGCTATCACGGAATGGAAGTGTGGGATAAGGACAGCTTTGGCCACATCAGCTTTGATGATCAGAGTATGGGTTTCAGCCACCTTGGCCATATTATTGAAAATACGGTCGTTCATCATGCGCTGTGGCAAAAGGCGCAGCGTTGTGCCGACGTCACGCTGCTGGCCCCGGCTCAGTTGCAGCAGGTGGCATGGGGAGAAAACGAAGCATTTCTCAGCCTGCAGGATGGCAAGATGTTGACCGCCAGGCTGGTGGTCGGCGCCGACGGCGCGAACTCGTGGTTGCGCAACAAAGCGGATATATCGCTGACGTTCTGGGACTATCGCCATCATGCGCTGGTGGCCACCATTCGTACCGAAGAGCCGCACCAGGCGATTGCCCGACAGGCGTTCCACGGCGACGGCATTCTGGCGTTTCTGCCGCTGAGCGATCCGCATCTGTGTTCGATAGTCTGGTCGCTAGCGCCGCAGGAAGCGCAGCGGATGCAGCAGGCCGACGAGGCGGTGTTTAATCAGGCGCTGAATATTGCCTTCGATAACCGGCTTGGTCTGTGCCAGCTGGCAAGCGAGCGTCAGACTTTCCCGTTGACCGGTCGCTACGCGCGCCAGTTCGCCGCCCATCGCCTGGCGCTGGTTGGCGATGCCGCGCACACCATCCATCCGCTGGCCGGCCAGGGGGTGAACCTGGGCTTTATGGACGCAGCGGAACTGATCGATGAACTCCGTCGTCTGCATGCGCAGGGCAAAGATATCGGTCAGCACTTGTACCTGCGTCGCTATGAACGTAGCCGCAAGCACAGCGCCGCGATGATGCTGGCGGGGATGCAGGGCTTTCGCGAAATGTTCTCCGGCAGCCACCCGGCGAAGAAACTGCTGCGCGATATTGGCCTCAAACTGGCGGATACGCTACCCGGCGTCAAACCGCAGTTGATCCGCCAGGCAATGGGCCTAAACGATCTTCCTGCCTGGTTACGTTAA
- a CDS encoding YecA/YgfB family protein — MSIQNEMPGYNAVDQLLNQQGVGLTPAEMHGLISGILCGGNKDSSWQPLVHDLTNEGLAFGHELAESLRAIHSVTSDSLEDDGFLFQLYLPEGDAVSVFERADALAGWVNHFLLGLGVTQPKLDKIKDDTGEAIDDLRNIAQLGYDEDEDQEELEMSLEEIIEYVRVAALLCHETFSRQQPTAPEVRKPTLH; from the coding sequence ATGTCTATACAGAACGAAATGCCTGGCTACAACGCCGTAGACCAGTTACTGAACCAACAGGGCGTGGGCTTAACCCCGGCCGAAATGCACGGTTTGATCAGTGGGATCCTGTGCGGCGGCAATAAAGACAGCAGCTGGCAGCCGCTGGTGCACGACCTGACAAACGAAGGCCTCGCATTCGGGCATGAGCTGGCCGAGTCTCTGCGCGCCATCCATTCCGTGACCAGCGACTCGCTGGAAGACGACGGTTTCCTGTTCCAGCTCTATTTACCGGAAGGTGACGCGGTCAGCGTGTTTGAACGCGCCGACGCGCTGGCCGGTTGGGTTAACCATTTCCTGCTCGGACTGGGCGTCACGCAGCCTAAACTGGATAAAATCAAAGACGACACCGGCGAAGCCATCGACGACCTGCGTAACATTGCGCAACTGGGGTACGACGAAGACGAAGATCAGGAAGAGCTGGAGATGTCGTTGGAAGAGATTATCGAGTATGTGCGCGTCGCTGCGCTGCTGTGCCACGAAACCTTTTCTCGCCAGCAGCCAACCGCACCGGAAGTTCGCAAGCCAACATTACACTAA
- the gcvH gene encoding glycine cleavage system protein GcvH, with protein sequence MSNVPAELKYSKEHEWLRKDADGTYTVGITEHAQELLGDMVFVDLPDVGTTVEAGDDCAVAESVKAASDIYAPISGEIVAVNEELNDSPELVNSDPYADGWIFKIKASDETQVAALLDAAAYTALLENE encoded by the coding sequence ATGAGCAACGTACCAGCAGAACTGAAATACAGTAAAGAACACGAATGGCTGCGTAAAGACGCTGACGGCACCTACACCGTCGGGATCACCGAACATGCCCAGGAACTGCTTGGCGATATGGTTTTCGTCGATCTGCCGGACGTCGGCACAACTGTTGAAGCAGGCGACGACTGTGCAGTTGCCGAGTCGGTGAAAGCGGCTTCGGATATTTATGCCCCGATTAGCGGCGAGATTGTGGCGGTGAACGAAGAGCTGAACGACTCTCCGGAGCTGGTGAACAGCGACCCGTACGCAGACGGCTGGATCTTCAAAATTAAGGCCAGCGATGAAACACAGGTTGCGGCCCTGCTTGACGCGGCTGCCTATACGGCGCTGCTGGAAAACGAGTAA
- the ubiH gene encoding 2-octaprenyl-6-methoxyphenyl hydroxylase, with protein MSVLIVGGGMTGATLALAISRLTDGALPVHLVEAAPPDSSQHPGFDARAIALAAGTCQQLARIGIWQGIADCATPIQRVHVSDRGHAGFVTLEAQDYGLAALGQVVELHDIGQRLFAQLREAPGITLHCPAKVEDVTRREEGVSMTLDSGETIEGQLLVAADGSRSTLGARCGMSWQQQPYEQLAIIANVSTALPHEGRAFERFTEQGPLAMLPMSHGRCSLVWCHPQSRRDEVLGWSDAQFCEQLQQAFGWRLGRITHAGKRSVYPLALTTATRPVSHRLALVGNAAQTLHPIAGQGFNLGLRDVMSLAETLAQACADGQDPGDYSLLCHYQARRADDKAATIGVTDGLVHLFANRWAPLVVGRNVGLMAMELFTPARDALAQRTLGWVPR; from the coding sequence ATGAGCGTCCTGATCGTTGGCGGAGGGATGACCGGGGCGACGCTGGCGTTAGCTATTTCCCGTTTAACCGACGGCGCGCTGCCGGTGCATCTGGTCGAGGCGGCGCCGCCGGATTCATCGCAGCATCCGGGGTTTGATGCCCGCGCGATTGCGCTGGCGGCGGGAACCTGCCAGCAGCTGGCGCGTATCGGCATCTGGCAAGGCATTGCCGATTGCGCGACGCCGATTCAGCGCGTCCACGTCAGCGACCGTGGGCACGCGGGATTCGTGACTCTCGAGGCGCAGGATTACGGTCTGGCGGCGCTAGGCCAGGTGGTGGAGCTGCACGATATCGGCCAGCGCTTGTTTGCGCAACTGCGCGAAGCGCCGGGGATTACCTTGCATTGCCCGGCGAAAGTTGAAGACGTCACCCGACGGGAGGAGGGCGTCAGCATGACCCTCGACAGCGGCGAGACGATTGAAGGCCAGCTGCTGGTCGCCGCCGACGGTTCGCGCTCCACGCTGGGCGCCCGCTGCGGCATGAGCTGGCAGCAGCAGCCCTACGAACAGCTGGCGATTATTGCCAACGTCAGCACGGCGTTGCCCCATGAAGGGCGCGCCTTCGAACGCTTCACCGAACAGGGTCCGTTGGCCATGCTGCCGATGTCGCACGGACGCTGTTCGTTGGTCTGGTGCCACCCGCAGTCGCGGCGCGATGAGGTGCTGGGTTGGTCCGACGCACAATTTTGCGAGCAGCTGCAGCAGGCGTTTGGCTGGCGGCTGGGGCGCATCACGCATGCCGGGAAGCGCAGCGTTTATCCATTGGCGTTGACTACCGCTACGCGTCCGGTTTCCCATCGCCTGGCGCTGGTCGGTAATGCGGCGCAGACGCTGCATCCCATCGCCGGGCAGGGCTTTAATCTCGGCCTGCGGGATGTGATGAGCCTGGCGGAAACGCTGGCGCAGGCCTGCGCTGACGGCCAGGATCCCGGCGATTACTCGCTTCTTTGTCACTATCAGGCGCGGCGAGCGGATGATAAGGCCGCGACCATCGGTGTGACCGATGGGCTGGTGCATCTGTTTGCTAATCGTTGGGCACCGCTGGTGGTGGGGCGCAACGTGGGTCTGATGGCGATGGAATTATTCACCCCGGCGCGCGACGCGCTGGCGCAGCGTACCCTCGGTTGGGTTCCTCGTTAA
- a CDS encoding 5-formyltetrahydrofolate cyclo-ligase — protein sequence MTLLSDPPYTRQQIRQQIRQRRRALTPEQQTQFALQAADRMMAYTPVLLAHTVAVFLSFDGELDTRALIDQLWRAGKRVYLPVLHPFSPGNLLFLHYHPSSDLVVNRLKIREPKLDVRDVLPLSQLDVLVTPLVAFDAAGQRLGMGGGFYDRTLQNWRQHRLQPVGYAHDCQQVDALPTEQWDIPLPAVITPSKTWLW from the coding sequence ATGACTCTACTGTCAGATCCCCCCTATACCAGGCAGCAAATTCGCCAGCAGATCCGACAACGCCGACGCGCGTTAACGCCGGAGCAGCAAACGCAGTTCGCCCTCCAGGCGGCGGACAGAATGATGGCGTATACGCCGGTTCTGCTCGCGCATACGGTCGCGGTATTTCTTTCGTTTGATGGCGAGCTGGATACGCGGGCGCTGATTGATCAGCTCTGGCGGGCGGGCAAACGGGTGTATCTCCCCGTGCTTCATCCGTTCAGCCCCGGCAATCTTCTGTTTCTGCACTACCACCCAAGCAGCGATCTGGTGGTGAATCGCCTGAAAATCCGCGAACCGAAGCTCGACGTCCGGGATGTCCTCCCTCTGAGCCAGCTGGATGTACTGGTAACGCCGCTGGTCGCGTTTGATGCCGCGGGACAGCGCCTGGGAATGGGCGGCGGATTTTACGACCGGACGCTGCAAAACTGGCGGCAGCATCGCCTGCAGCCGGTCGGCTACGCTCATGATTGCCAACAGGTCGACGCGCTGCCGACGGAGCAGTGGGATATCCCGCTGCCCGCAGTCATCACGCCGTCAAAAACCTGGCTCTGGTAA
- the rpiA gene encoding ribose-5-phosphate isomerase RpiA, translating to MTQDELKKAVGWAALQYVQPGTIVGVGTGSTAAHFIDALGTMKGQIEGAVSSSDASTEKLKSLGIPVFDLNSVDRLGIYVDGADEINGHMQMIKGGGAALTREKIIASVADKFICIADASKQVDILGKFPLPVEVIPMARSAVARELVKLGGRPEYRQGVVTDNGNVILDVFGLEILDAIALENKINGIPGVVTVGLFANRGADVALIGTADGVKTIVK from the coding sequence ATGACGCAAGATGAACTGAAAAAAGCAGTAGGCTGGGCGGCATTGCAGTATGTACAACCGGGCACCATCGTGGGTGTCGGCACGGGCTCCACGGCCGCGCATTTTATCGATGCGCTGGGCACCATGAAAGGGCAGATTGAAGGCGCTGTTTCCAGCTCTGATGCCTCCACCGAAAAACTGAAAAGCCTTGGCATTCCGGTTTTCGATCTTAACAGCGTGGACCGTCTGGGGATCTATGTTGATGGCGCTGACGAGATTAACGGCCATATGCAGATGATCAAAGGTGGTGGGGCGGCGTTAACCCGCGAAAAGATTATCGCCTCGGTAGCCGACAAGTTTATCTGTATCGCTGATGCCTCTAAGCAGGTGGATATTCTGGGCAAATTCCCGCTGCCGGTAGAAGTCATCCCGATGGCGCGTAGCGCAGTTGCGCGTGAGCTGGTGAAGCTGGGCGGTCGTCCGGAGTATCGCCAGGGCGTGGTGACCGACAACGGTAACGTGATTCTTGACGTGTTCGGCCTGGAAATTCTGGATGCCATCGCGCTGGAAAATAAAATTAACGGTATTCCTGGCGTCGTCACCGTCGGCCTGTTTGCCAACCGCGGAGCGGATGTGGCACTGATCGGAACCGCCGATGGCGTGAAAACCATCGTAAAATAA
- the serA gene encoding phosphoglycerate dehydrogenase, which yields MAKVSLEKDKIKFLLVEGVHQKALENLRAAGYTNIEFHKGALDSEALKASIRDAHFIGLRSRTHLTEEIFAAAEKLVAVGCFCIGTNQVDLDAAAKRGIPVFNAPFSNTRSVAELVIGELLLMLRGVPEANAKAHRGVWNKLAVGSFEARGKKLGIIGYGHIGTQLGILAESLGMHVYFYDIESKLPLGNATQVQHLSDLLNMSDVVSLHVPENASTKNMMGAQELALMKPGALLINASRGTVVDIPALCDALARKHLAGAAIDVFPTEPATNSDPFTSPLCEFDNVILTPHIGGSTQEAQENIGLEVAGKLAKYSDNGSTLSAVNFPEVSLPLHGGRRLLHIHENRPGVLTAINQIFAAQSINIAAQYLQTTPQMGYVVIDIEAEEDVAQQALQAMKAIPGTIRARLLF from the coding sequence ATGGCTAAGGTATCACTGGAAAAAGACAAAATTAAGTTTCTGCTGGTTGAAGGTGTGCATCAAAAAGCGCTGGAGAATCTTCGCGCGGCGGGCTACACCAATATCGAATTTCATAAAGGTGCGCTGGACAGCGAAGCGCTGAAAGCGTCGATCCGTGATGCCCATTTCATTGGCCTGCGTTCCCGTACGCATCTGACTGAAGAGATCTTCGCCGCAGCGGAAAAACTGGTGGCGGTCGGCTGTTTCTGTATCGGTACCAACCAGGTTGATTTAGACGCGGCAGCGAAACGCGGGATTCCCGTTTTCAACGCGCCGTTCTCAAATACCCGCTCCGTTGCTGAGCTGGTCATTGGCGAACTGCTGCTGATGCTACGCGGCGTACCGGAAGCTAACGCCAAAGCGCACCGCGGCGTGTGGAACAAACTGGCGGTCGGCAGTTTTGAAGCGCGTGGTAAAAAACTGGGGATTATCGGCTACGGTCACATTGGTACCCAGCTGGGTATTCTGGCTGAATCTCTGGGTATGCACGTCTATTTCTATGATATCGAAAGCAAACTGCCGCTGGGTAACGCCACCCAGGTCCAGCATCTCTCCGACCTGCTGAATATGAGCGATGTAGTCAGTCTGCATGTGCCGGAAAACGCCTCCACCAAAAATATGATGGGTGCGCAGGAACTGGCGCTGATGAAACCTGGCGCGCTGCTGATCAACGCCTCGCGCGGTACGGTTGTGGATATCCCTGCGCTGTGCGATGCGCTGGCGCGTAAGCACCTGGCGGGGGCGGCGATTGACGTCTTCCCGACCGAACCGGCGACCAACAGCGATCCGTTCACCTCGCCGCTGTGCGAGTTTGACAACGTCATTCTGACGCCGCATATCGGCGGCTCGACTCAGGAAGCGCAGGAAAATATCGGTCTGGAAGTGGCCGGTAAGCTGGCGAAGTATTCCGACAACGGTTCAACGCTCTCTGCGGTGAACTTCCCGGAAGTCTCTCTGCCGCTGCACGGCGGACGCCGTCTGCTGCACATCCACGAAAACCGTCCGGGCGTGCTCACCGCTATCAACCAGATCTTTGCTGCGCAGAGCATCAACATTGCAGCACAGTATCTGCAAACCACGCCGCAGATGGGCTATGTGGTGATTGATATCGAAGCTGAAGAAGATGTAGCTCAGCAAGCGCTGCAGGCCATGAAGGCAATCCCGGGTACCATTCGCGCCCGTCTGCTGTTCTAA
- the zapA gene encoding cell division protein ZapA has translation MSAQPVDLQIFGRSLRVNCPPEQRDALNQAADDLNQRLQDLKERTRVTNTEQLVFIAALNISYELTQEKAKTRDYASNMEQRIRMLQQTIEQALLEQGRISERTGPKFE, from the coding sequence ATGTCTGCACAACCCGTCGATCTCCAAATTTTTGGCCGTTCACTGCGTGTGAATTGCCCGCCTGAACAAAGGGATGCCTTGAATCAGGCAGCTGATGACCTGAATCAGCGGTTGCAAGATTTAAAAGAACGCACTAGAGTCACAAATACTGAGCAGTTGGTCTTCATCGCCGCGTTGAACATCAGCTACGAGTTGACTCAGGAAAAAGCGAAAACCCGCGATTACGCCTCCAACATGGAACAGCGTATTCGGATGCTTCAGCAGACCATCGAACAAGCGTTGCTTGAGCAAGGTCGCATAAGCGAAAGAACCGGGCCGAAGTTTGAATAA